A single window of Leptolyngbya ohadii IS1 DNA harbors:
- the pflA gene encoding pyruvate formate-lyase-activating protein has translation MQVPTASNVSASVAPHLVHGSSPVHGYIHSIETCGTVDGPGIRFVIFTAGCPLRCLYCANPDCRYMENGRKISVDELIPEIQKYASYMNASGGGLTVSGGEPLYQPHFVAELFKRCRALGIHTALDTSGYCDLPIAKPVIEQTDLVLLDIKSFDPKNYQKVTGVDLEPTLAIARYLNKIHKPTWIRFVFVPGLTDAPHNVEGLADFVATLKNVERLEVLPFHKMGEYKWQQLGYDYQLQNTEPPTAEQVQAIQAIFRSRGIRVV, from the coding sequence ATGCAAGTTCCAACCGCTTCAAATGTTTCCGCCAGTGTCGCTCCCCATCTTGTTCACGGTTCCAGCCCTGTTCATGGATATATTCACTCGATCGAAACCTGTGGCACGGTCGATGGTCCTGGAATCCGGTTTGTGATATTCACCGCTGGTTGTCCGTTGAGATGTCTCTATTGTGCGAATCCCGATTGCCGCTATATGGAAAACGGCAGGAAGATCAGCGTTGATGAACTGATTCCAGAAATTCAAAAATACGCTTCCTACATGAACGCCTCCGGCGGTGGATTAACCGTGAGTGGCGGAGAACCGCTGTACCAGCCCCATTTTGTCGCGGAGCTGTTCAAACGCTGTAGAGCCTTGGGCATCCACACGGCACTGGATACTTCCGGATACTGTGATCTGCCGATCGCCAAACCCGTGATTGAACAGACCGATCTGGTGTTGCTGGACATCAAATCCTTTGACCCAAAAAATTATCAGAAAGTGACAGGCGTAGATCTGGAGCCGACCCTGGCGATCGCCCGCTACCTCAATAAAATCCATAAGCCCACCTGGATTCGCTTTGTGTTTGTTCCCGGTCTAACGGACGCGCCGCACAACGTCGAAGGATTAGCGGATTTTGTTGCCACGCTCAAAAATGTTGAACGTCTGGAGGTTCTGCCCTTTCATAAAATGGGCGAATACAAGTGGCAGCAGTTGGGCTACGACTATCAGCTTCAGAATACGGAGCCGCCCACCGCAGAGCAGGTGCAAGCCATCCAAGCCATATTCCGCAGCCGTGGGATCAGAGTGGTATAG
- the adhE gene encoding bifunctional acetaldehyde-CoA/alcohol dehydrogenase codes for MSITNRQELETLIQQVKAAQEEYASYSQAQVDRIFKQAALAANAARIPLAKLAVTETGMGVIEDKVIKNHFASEYIYNKYKQEKTCGVIESDPSFGIQKIAEPVGIIAGIVPVTNPTSTTIFKALIALKTRNGIIFSPHPRAKRSTAEAAKIVLEAAIAAGAPPNLIGWIDEPTVELSQALMQHPDIKLILATGGPGMVKAAYSSGHPSLGVGAGNTPAVIDTTADIQMAVSSILLSKTFDNGMICASEQSVVVVDAVYEQVKQEFIDRGAYFLSDEEKPKVGAVLLKDGHLNPAIVGQSVGTIAQLAGIGLVCLEDQGMRRERSAGLNPLPCTLPKVLIAEVEDIGTQEPFSYEKLSPVLALYRASSFTDAVQKAGQLVEFGGQGHTSVLYINPAHLDDIAYFKHAVKTSRVLINTPASQGAIGDLYNFKLDPSLTLGCGTWGGNTISENVTPHHLLNVKTVSERRENMLWFRVPPKIYFKSGSLAVALRELAGKQRAFIVTDQPLFDLGLVGKLTAVLDEIGVKHDVFHDVEPDPTLTNVNKGLEQLRQYQPDVIIAIGGGSPMDAAKVMWLMYEHPEVEFEGLATRFMDIRKRVYELPSLGQKAILVAIPTTSGTGSEVTPFAVVTDDRAGIKYPLADYALTPNMAIVDPELVLNMPKRLTAYGGIDALTHALESYVSVLATEFTEGLALEAIGLLFKYLPRSYKNGAADPEAREKVHYAATIAGMAFANAFLGVCHSMAHKLGSTFHVPHGLANALMISHVIRYNATDVPFKQAIFPQYKYPHAKERYAKIADYLNLGGNTPEEKVERLVDAIEDLKQQLDIPATIKETLSADEQNFYDKVEQMAEQAFDDQCTGANPRYPLIHDLRELYVLAYLGCRIDSSPFNQPEAAPALV; via the coding sequence ATGAGCATTACGAACCGTCAAGAACTCGAAACCCTGATTCAGCAGGTGAAAGCCGCCCAGGAAGAATATGCGAGCTATTCTCAGGCGCAGGTCGATCGCATTTTTAAGCAAGCTGCCCTCGCTGCCAACGCTGCCCGGATTCCCTTAGCAAAATTAGCGGTGACGGAAACCGGAATGGGTGTGATTGAAGATAAGGTGATTAAAAATCACTTCGCCTCGGAATATATCTACAACAAATACAAGCAGGAAAAAACCTGTGGCGTGATCGAATCCGATCCATCCTTTGGGATTCAAAAAATTGCGGAACCCGTGGGAATTATTGCGGGAATCGTTCCGGTGACGAATCCGACTTCTACCACGATATTCAAAGCCCTGATTGCCCTGAAAACCCGCAACGGCATTATCTTTTCCCCCCATCCCCGCGCCAAACGATCGACCGCCGAAGCTGCCAAAATTGTGCTGGAAGCCGCGATCGCCGCAGGTGCGCCCCCGAATCTAATTGGCTGGATTGACGAACCCACCGTCGAACTGTCCCAGGCATTGATGCAGCACCCGGATATCAAGCTAATCCTGGCAACGGGCGGTCCGGGCATGGTGAAAGCTGCCTATTCTTCGGGACACCCTTCTTTGGGCGTGGGGGCAGGCAATACGCCAGCGGTGATCGATACCACAGCCGATATCCAAATGGCAGTTAGCTCCATCCTGCTCAGCAAAACCTTTGACAACGGCATGATCTGCGCCTCGGAACAGTCGGTGGTTGTGGTCGATGCCGTCTATGAACAGGTGAAGCAGGAATTTATCGATCGCGGTGCCTATTTCCTATCCGACGAGGAAAAGCCAAAAGTCGGTGCGGTGCTGCTGAAAGACGGTCACTTAAATCCTGCGATCGTCGGACAATCCGTAGGCACGATCGCCCAGCTTGCCGGAATCGGACTTGTTTGTCTGGAGGATCAGGGGATGCGGCGGGAACGCTCAGCGGGTCTGAATCCGTTGCCCTGCACGCTGCCCAAAGTCCTGATTGCGGAAGTGGAGGACATTGGCACCCAGGAACCTTTCTCCTACGAAAAACTGTCGCCCGTGCTTGCTCTGTATCGCGCCAGCAGCTTTACCGATGCCGTGCAGAAAGCTGGACAACTCGTGGAATTTGGCGGACAGGGACATACCTCCGTGCTGTATATCAATCCGGCGCACCTGGACGACATTGCCTACTTTAAGCACGCCGTTAAAACCTCGCGCGTGCTGATTAATACGCCTGCTTCCCAGGGGGCGATCGGGGATTTGTACAACTTCAAGCTCGATCCGTCCCTGACGCTGGGCTGCGGCACCTGGGGGGGCAATACCATTTCCGAGAACGTCACGCCCCACCACCTGCTAAACGTTAAAACTGTCTCGGAACGGCGGGAAAATATGCTGTGGTTCCGCGTGCCGCCGAAGATTTACTTCAAGTCCGGGTCGCTTGCCGTGGCGCTGCGGGAGTTGGCGGGCAAACAGCGTGCCTTCATCGTCACCGATCAACCGCTCTTTGATCTCGGTCTGGTGGGCAAACTTACCGCAGTTCTCGACGAGATCGGCGTTAAGCACGATGTCTTCCACGATGTCGAACCCGACCCTACGCTGACGAATGTGAACAAAGGTTTGGAACAGCTCCGCCAATACCAGCCGGATGTGATTATTGCGATCGGCGGCGGTTCTCCGATGGATGCGGCAAAAGTGATGTGGCTGATGTACGAACATCCCGAAGTGGAGTTTGAAGGCTTGGCAACCCGGTTTATGGATATCCGCAAGCGGGTGTACGAACTGCCCTCCCTCGGACAAAAAGCCATTCTGGTTGCGATTCCCACCACCTCCGGCACAGGCTCCGAAGTCACGCCCTTTGCAGTCGTCACGGACGATCGAGCAGGCATCAAATATCCCCTCGCCGACTATGCGCTGACTCCGAATATGGCGATCGTTGATCCGGAACTGGTGCTGAATATGCCCAAACGGTTAACGGCGTATGGCGGCATCGATGCCCTCACCCACGCCCTCGAATCCTACGTTTCTGTCCTGGCAACGGAATTTACCGAAGGTCTGGCACTGGAGGCGATCGGGCTGTTGTTCAAATACCTGCCCCGGTCATACAAAAACGGCGCAGCCGATCCAGAGGCACGGGAAAAGGTTCACTATGCAGCGACGATCGCGGGTATGGCGTTTGCGAATGCGTTCCTGGGCGTCTGTCACTCGATGGCACATAAACTCGGCTCGACGTTCCACGTTCCCCACGGTTTAGCGAATGCGCTGATGATCTCCCATGTGATTCGCTACAACGCCACCGATGTACCCTTCAAGCAGGCAATCTTCCCGCAGTACAAATATCCCCACGCTAAGGAAAGATACGCCAAAATTGCGGATTATTTAAACCTGGGAGGAAACACACCGGAAGAGAAAGTCGAACGATTAGTAGATGCGATCGAAGATCTGAAACAGCAGCTCGACATTCCCGCCACGATCAAAGAAACGCTATCTGCCGATGAACAGAATTTCTACGACAAAGTAGAACAAATGGCAGAACAAGCCTTCGACGATCAGTGTACGGGCGCAAACCCCCGCTATCCGCTAATCCACGATCTGCGCGAACTCTATGTGCTGGCTTACCTGGGATGCCGCATCGACTCCTCACCGTTTAATCAGCCTGAAGCGGCTCCTGCGCTGGTATAG
- a CDS encoding SH3 domain-containing protein, which translates to MKLQSVVLAIATSLATFGVGLGVKAQTVEARCDVYPAGEDRATSSGLCSFAQRQGTVAIQLQDGRRYELQPVGTDPGNYVDQDGRAAYRQAGLDDRGQIYRLANESIYVYWDTAPYGSSPTSATSAASVPNTPNFATLSASDPNARINVRSAPTINSSTPSYGVVGDRVQIIRCVQDTDTSGSDLNWCDVRFSGSGATGWIRSDFMIFSDGGE; encoded by the coding sequence ATGAAATTACAATCTGTTGTTTTGGCGATCGCGACCTCTTTAGCGACCTTTGGTGTCGGGTTAGGAGTTAAGGCACAAACCGTTGAGGCTCGTTGCGATGTTTATCCTGCGGGAGAGGATCGTGCCACATCTTCCGGTCTGTGTAGCTTTGCCCAGAGACAGGGTACAGTCGCAATTCAGTTGCAGGATGGTCGGCGCTATGAGCTGCAACCTGTGGGAACCGACCCCGGAAATTATGTTGATCAGGACGGTCGGGCTGCCTATCGTCAGGCGGGATTAGACGATCGAGGTCAAATCTATCGCCTTGCCAATGAATCTATCTATGTTTATTGGGACACGGCTCCCTATGGCAGTTCTCCCACCAGTGCGACATCCGCTGCATCTGTTCCTAATACCCCCAACTTCGCGACCTTGAGCGCCAGCGATCCCAATGCCCGAATTAACGTCCGCTCGGCTCCCACGATTAATTCCAGTACACCCAGCTATGGGGTTGTGGGCGATCGGGTTCAGATCATTCGCTGCGTTCAGGACACCGATACGTCAGGGAGCGATCTGAACTGGTGCGATGTCCGCTTTTCCGGCTCTGGCGCAACAGGCTGGATTCGCAGTGATTTTATGATCTTCTCCGATGGTGGAGAGTAG
- the dnaK gene encoding molecular chaperone DnaK — translation MAKVVGIDLGTTNSCVAVMEGGKPTVIANAEGFRTTPSVVAYTKNGDRLVGQIAKRQAVMNPENTFYSVKRFIGRRFDEVGNEMTEVSYKVLNINGNVKIDCTAQGKQFAPEEISAQVLRKLKEDASKYLGEDVTQAVITVPAYFNDSQRQATKDAGKIAGLEVLRIINEPTAASLAYGLDKKTNETVLVFDLGGGTFDVSILEVGDGVFEVRSTSGDTHLGGDDFDKKIVDFMAEEFKRNEGIDLRKDKQALQRLTEAAEKAKIELSSVTQTEINLPFITATQDGPKHLDLTLTRAKFEELCSDLIDRCRIPVENSLRDAKLSKDQIDEVVLVGGSTRIPAVQEVVKRVLGKDPNQSVNPDEVVAVGAAIQAGVLAGEVKDILLLDVTPLSLGVETLGGVMTPIIQRNTTIPTKKSETFSTAADGQTNVEIHVLQGERQMANDNKSLGTFRLDGIPPAPRGVPQIEVTFDIDANGILNVSAKDKGTGKEQSISITGASTLPKDVVEQMVRDAEMNASADQERREKIDVKNQAESLAYQTEKQLKDLGDKIPADEKTKLEGMVAELREAINAEDYDKMKSLPNEMQQLLYSISSNLYQGAGAPGAGDPGAAGGSAPSGDDVIDAEFTEDK, via the coding sequence ATGGCTAAAGTTGTTGGAATTGACTTAGGAACAACCAACTCGTGTGTGGCAGTGATGGAAGGGGGCAAGCCCACCGTTATTGCGAACGCAGAAGGGTTCCGCACGACGCCCTCGGTTGTTGCTTATACGAAAAATGGCGATCGTCTGGTGGGACAGATTGCAAAGCGTCAGGCAGTGATGAACCCGGAGAACACCTTCTACTCGGTGAAGCGGTTTATTGGTCGTCGCTTTGATGAAGTCGGCAACGAGATGACCGAAGTGTCCTACAAGGTGCTGAATATTAACGGCAACGTTAAGATTGACTGTACAGCGCAGGGCAAGCAGTTTGCTCCTGAAGAGATTTCAGCTCAGGTGTTGCGGAAGCTGAAGGAAGACGCCAGCAAGTATCTGGGCGAAGATGTAACCCAGGCAGTGATTACGGTTCCCGCATACTTCAACGACTCCCAGCGTCAGGCAACTAAGGACGCAGGCAAGATTGCCGGTCTGGAAGTGCTGCGGATTATCAACGAGCCGACCGCTGCATCGCTGGCATACGGCCTGGACAAGAAGACCAACGAAACCGTACTAGTATTCGACTTAGGCGGCGGTACGTTCGACGTATCCATCCTGGAAGTCGGCGATGGCGTGTTTGAAGTGCGATCGACCTCCGGTGATACCCATCTGGGCGGCGACGACTTCGACAAGAAGATCGTGGACTTCATGGCGGAAGAGTTTAAGCGTAACGAAGGCATTGACCTCCGCAAGGACAAGCAGGCACTCCAGCGTCTCACCGAGGCAGCCGAGAAAGCCAAGATTGAACTCTCCAGCGTGACGCAAACCGAAATCAACCTGCCCTTCATCACCGCAACGCAGGACGGTCCCAAGCACCTGGATTTGACGCTGACCCGCGCTAAGTTTGAAGAGCTTTGCTCTGACCTGATTGATCGCTGCCGGATTCCTGTAGAGAACTCCCTGCGTGACGCGAAGCTGAGCAAGGATCAAATCGACGAAGTGGTGCTGGTCGGTGGCTCGACCCGGATTCCCGCAGTGCAGGAAGTCGTGAAGCGTGTGCTGGGCAAAGACCCTAACCAGTCCGTGAACCCGGATGAAGTGGTGGCAGTCGGTGCGGCAATTCAGGCAGGCGTACTGGCAGGCGAAGTGAAAGATATTCTGCTGCTGGACGTAACTCCGCTGTCGCTGGGCGTGGAAACCCTAGGCGGCGTCATGACCCCAATCATTCAGCGCAACACCACGATTCCTACCAAGAAGTCTGAAACCTTCTCCACGGCGGCTGATGGTCAAACCAACGTAGAAATTCACGTTCTGCAAGGTGAGCGTCAGATGGCAAACGACAACAAGAGCCTTGGAACCTTCCGTCTGGATGGCATTCCTCCGGCTCCCCGTGGCGTACCCCAGATCGAAGTTACCTTCGACATCGACGCAAACGGCATTTTGAACGTGAGCGCGAAGGACAAGGGCACGGGCAAAGAGCAGTCGATTAGCATCACGGGTGCTTCGACGCTGCCCAAGGACGTGGTTGAGCAAATGGTACGCGACGCGGAAATGAACGCTTCGGCTGACCAGGAGCGGCGCGAGAAGATCGACGTCAAGAACCAGGCTGAATCGCTGGCATACCAAACCGAGAAGCAGCTCAAGGATCTGGGCGACAAGATTCCCGCCGACGAGAAAACCAAGCTGGAAGGCATGGTGGCAGAACTGCGCGAGGCAATCAACGCCGAGGACTACGACAAGATGAAGTCGCTGCCGAACGAAATGCAGCAGTTGCTCTATAGCATCAGCAGCAATCTGTATCAGGGCGCAGGCGCACCGGGCGCAGGTGATCCAGGCGCAGCAGGTGGTTCCGCACCGAGCGGTGATGACGTAATCGATGCTGAATTCACCGAGGACAAGTAA